In the genome of Streptomyces sp. P3, the window CAGGACGGGCGCCTCGGCGCTCACCGCCCGTCACGAGCCCTCGCGCCAACTGGTCGGCGACGGCGGGCCAGTCGTCGGGGTTCGAGGGGATGCCGAGCCGGGCCCGGCCGCCGAACCGGCCCCGCCCGCCCTCGTCATGCAGGGCTACCAGGACGATGCTGTCCTCGGGGCGGTAGCCGAGCAGGTAGGGAAGAGCGTCGGCCAGTTCCTCCGGGGTGCGCAGGGTGACCTGGTGAACGGCCGCATCCCACCCTTCCCGCCCACCCTCGTCCCGGTCATGCCCTTCCCGGTCGTGCCTTTTCCCGTCTCGCCCGTCCCGACGACGTCCCTCCCGGCCGGGGGCATCCGGCCCGGACTCCGCCCAGCCCGTAATGTCACTGTTCTCGGGGGTTCCCGTGGCTTCGCTGTGATTCGTCATGCCCTGACGATCCCGCAGATCGCAAAATCCCGCTCAGCCTGTGGATAACTCGGGTCGGAGACATGTCAACAGAGCTGCGCGGTCAGCCGACGTGCGGGGCGGGCACCGTGGCGTTGAGCGCGGTGACGATCGTCTCCTCCTCGTAGGTGAAGTGGCGCTCGAGGAGGTCGGCCAGCCGCTCGAGCTCCTCCCGCAACCGCATCGGGTCGGACTCGCCGGGGACGAAGCCGTCCACGAGTTCCCGGATGGCCTCCTGGGCTCCCGCCACCGCCCTGTGCTCGGCCCCGAGCTGGCCCAGCGCCGGAGCCAGGGCGGGGAACTGTCCCGCGAGCGCCGGGAACACGGCCATGTCCTCACCGCCGTGATGCTTTGTCAGCGCGCCGCAGAAATCCAGACAGCGGGCGCGCATCTGCTGGGCGAGGTCCGGTGCGGTCCGCTCGATCCTGTCGGCCCTGCCCGCGACCAGCCGATCGGCCTGTTCGCGAAGGGACCTCAGCTCGCCCCGCAGCCAGTCGTGAACCTCGGCGATCCAGTCGCCCATCCCCTTGACCCGTTCCGCCCCGGGCACCGGACCGATCCGGTGGAGCACGACCACCGGGATCTCCCGTTCCGTCCGGGCCTGGTGGTCGGCATAGCCGGGCGCCTCCTCGATCACACGGCCGAAGAGCGCGTCGCGTTCCCCGCCCTGCGGAACGGCCGCGATCGCCTGATAGGTGTCGGTGCCGGTCTCCACCGTCACTATCGGGTTCCTGAGGATGTTGTGATACCAACCGGGATGCTTGTCGGCGCCGTTCGCGGAGGCGACGACGACGCCTTTCCCGTCGAATTCGAGGTAGCCCAGAATGCTTTCACGGCGCAGTCCGGTCCTGGCCCCGACAGTCGTCAACACGGTCAGGGTCCAGCCGTCGAACATGCCGCTCAGCTTGCCCTCTTCGGCGCGGAATTCGGCGATGACCCGGCGCTGGAAGTCATGGACGTCGAAGCCCGCCCCGTTGCCCGTCTGCTCCTGCCGGTCCTGGGCCGCCTGCCCATCCCGCCTCTTGGACTGCTCCTGGCCTGTCGCGGCCCGTTCCTCGCTCATGCGCTGCCTTTCGGTGTCGGCTGATCGCAGAGAGACGGCCACGCCACCGGAAAATCGACACACGAATACCCCGCATACCTACGCAGTGAAAAATGGGCGCAGCAATCCCCGGGTGGGATCGACGAGCTGCGAGAGACGGAACGGTGCCGATCTCTGTAATGGCGAGTAGCCGCTACCTCCATGCGTAGGCCCATACGGGGCTCGGCGAAACCGTAACACCGTGTCCATGCACCGGGCAACGTTCGCTCGACCTTCCGGCCCGACGGCCGAACGGCCCTCCCCGAAAGGGAAGTCGGAGCTTCTCGCAGGAATGCGGCCGGGACGCTCAGCCGGCCGTGGCGAGCACCAGCGGGAGGACCTCGCCCCCGCCCGCCCTGCGCAACAGCCGCGCCGCGACCGCCAGGGTCCAGCCGGAGTCGGTGAAGTCGTCCACCAGCAGTACGGGTCCCGGGGATGCCGCCAGGGCCCCGGACAGCTCCTCGGAGACGGCGAACGCGCCCGCCAACGCCCGGACCCGCTGGGCGGAGTTGCTGCGCCGCGCCGCGTGCGCACCGCCCGGGCCCGTGTACGTCAGCGCACCGAGGAAGGGCAGCCGGCCGACGGTCGCGATGCCCTCGGCGAGGGAGCCGACCAGCCGGGGGCGGGACAGGGACGGCACGGCGACGACTCCCACCGGCCGGGCGGCGGCGTCCGGGCCGTTCGCGGCCCAGCCCTCGGCAGAGCGCGCCCAGTCGGCGAGCACCGCCACCGCCGCCTTCAGTACGTCGTCCGAAACCGGCTGGTCAGGGGTGTTCTCGGCCAGGAGCGGACGCAGCCGGTTGCCCCAGCCGATGTCCGAGAGGCGTCCCAGAGCCCGTCCGGCGGCGCACTGCTCCTTGGCGGGGATACGGCCCTTGAGCTCGACGCCCAGCGCGGGCAGCCCGGTCGGCCACATCCGGCGAGGCTCGACCTCCACTCCGGGACGGTCCAGCTCCCTCGTCGCGCCCGTCAGCGTGTCCGCGGAGACCGTCGGGTCGGCCCAGGGGCCCGCGCAGTTGTCGCACCGGCCGCAGGACTGAGCGCCTTCGTCGTCCAGCTGTCGGCGCAGGAACTCCATCCGGCACCCCGACGTGCTCACGTAGTCGCGCATGGCCTGCTGCTCCGCAGCCCGCTGCCGTGCCACCCACGCGTAGCGCTCGGCGTCGTACGCCCAAGCGGCGCCGGTGGACGTCCAGCCGCCCTTGACCCGCTTGACCGCGCCGTCGACGTCCAGCACCTTCAGCATGGTCTCCAGTCGGCTGCGCCGGAGGTCCACCGCCGTCTCCAGGGCCGGCACGGACAGCGGGCGGCCGGCTTCGGCGAGAGCCGCAAGAGTCTGCCTGACCTGCGGCTCGGGTGGGAACGCGGTGTCGGCGAAGTAACGCCAGATGGCCTCGTCCTCCTTGCCCGGCAACAGCAGCACGTCGGCGTGGGCCACGCCGCGGCCCGCACGCCCCACCTGCTGGTAGTAGGCGATCGGCGAGGACGGCGACCCCAGATGGATCACGAAGCCCAGGTCGGGCTTGTCGAAGCCCATGCCCAGCGCAGACGTCGCCACCAGTGCCTTGACCCGGTTCTCCTGCAGGTCGGCCTCGGCCTGCAGCCGGTCGGCGTTCTCCGTACGGCCCGTGTAGGACGCGACCTCGAAGCCGCGCTGCCGCAGGAAGGCGGTGGCCTCCTCGGCCGCGGCGACGGTGAGCGCGTAGACGATCCCGGAGCCCGGCAGCTCGTTCAGATGCTCGGCGAGCCAGGCCAGGCGGTGTGCCGCGTCCGGCAGCCGGACCACGCCCAGCCGCAGGCTCTCCCGGTCCAGCGGACCGCGGAGCACCAGGGCCTCGCCGCCGCCGGTGCCCAACTGCTCGGCCACATCGGCCGTCACCCGGGCGTTGGCGGTCGCGGTGGTGGCCAGCACCGGGACGCCGGGGGCGAGTTCGGCGAGCATCGCCCGCAACCGGCGGTAGTCGGGCCGGAAGTCATGGCCCCAGTCGGAGATGCAGTGCGCCTCGTCGACCACCAGGAGACCGGTCGTCGACGCGAGCTTGGGCAGCACCTGGTCGCGGAAGTCGACGGAGTTGAGCCGTTCGGGGCTGACCAGGAGAACGTCGGTCTCGCCGCGGTCGACCTCGTCGTAGACGGTGTCCCACTCCTCCGGGTTGGCCGAGTTGATGGTGCGGGCCCGGATCCCCGCTCGTGCCGCCGCCTCCACCTGATTGCGCATCAGCGCCAGCAGCGGCGAGACGATCACCGTCGGACCGGAGCCACGCCGGCGCAGCAGAGCGGTGGCGACGAAGTACACCGCCGACTTGCCCCATCCGGTGCGCTGCACCACCAGGGCCCGCCGGCGCTCCCGCACCAGGGCGGCCACCGCCTGCCACTGGTCCTCCCGCAGCCGTGCCGCGCCCCCGGGGGCGCCGACGAGCTCGGCGAGGATGGCGTCGGCTTCGGTGCGCAGCTCCAGATCGTCCATGTCCCCATGCAACCCGATGCCAGTGACAATCAGCCACTTCACGCAGCGTGACGACGGTCTCGCGATGGGTCCGACGGGGCTCGCGAGCCGGACTGGAACGGTGGGTTCAGGCGTCCTGCCGCGAATCACCGGGTAGGGATATAAGTCACTCGCCGCCATATAACGGTCGGCAGTCCCAATTGCTCGTTGCCGCATCCAAGTTCGGCAGGAAGAATTGAGGTCCGCTCCCCGCACGGCTCGCCCGTAGTCCGCTAGGGCTCTGCTGCGGCGTGCGCTCCCCCTCATCCGCCCCGCCCGCAGTGTGGGCCGTAGCCGAAGGGAGGATCGTGACCTTCGGATTCGCTCCGTCCTCGGCGGCATCGTTGTCGACGAACACGTCCGCCACTTCCGCCAACCGTTTGCTCGAGCCTGCCGAATGGGCTTCGGCCGGCATCCCGCTGCTGCGAAGTCCGCGGGAGGTCGTCAGCGGGCTGCACTCCCGGCACCGGCCAGGGCCGGCCACCGCGATAGTGGCCGTGCTCGACCCGGACGAGAGGGTACGGGCCAGCGCCTCGTTCACCCGGCGCCAGGCGTCCACCGACGGATGGATGTACCGCAACGCCCTGCTCGCCCAGCTGCGCCGGGTCATCCCGCACGACCTGCGGCGCCGCACCCCGGTGCGCACCGCCGTGCTGCTCTACTGCCGCGACGGCGACGCGCGCTGGACGGAGGAGGACGGCGCGTGGATGTGGGGCCTGCGGGACGCCTGCACGCTGCACGGGCTGCGCTGCGGGGCGTACATCACGCTGACCCGCGACGGCTGGCAGGTCCTCGGTGAGGGCCGTGGCGGCCGTCGCCCCAACGCGGATTCGGCCCCCGAGCCGTTCGCTCTCTCCGAGGCCCCGCCCCCGCTGCCACGGACCGGCGGCGCCGCCTCGGAGGTACTGCGCCGCGCCGCCGCCCGCTGACGCACGAACGGCCGCCCCCTGAGGGCGGCCGTTCGCCGGGCAGTGGTACGCACCAAGGGAGGCGCCCGGCCGTCGCCCGCAGCAGCCGGACGAGCGCCCACTCGGCGCAAGGTCACCGGATGCGGGTGCGGTCGCCGGCACCGGGATCACCGGATGCCGCACAGGGATCACCGGCCGCCCGGATGAAGCTGACCCCGTCCGCCAGGAGGCGGATGTCGGCGCCCGGGGCACACCGCAGAGGCGCCGCAGCACGACGCCTCTGCGGACTCGCCGCGCAGCCCGGCGCGCACGGGCTGCGCAACCGGCGCGTACAGGCTGCGCAACCGGCGCGTACCCGGCGATCCGTGAGGCCGCCGGAGCGGCTCAGACGCCCGCGCCCAGCACCGCGTTGATCTGCTGGGGGTCGCCGCAGCAGATCAGCAGGGCACCGGCCCGGGTACGGGCCAGCGGCAGCGCAGCGGTCACCGCGTCGGCGCCGCCGTTGACGGCGACCACGACCACCGGACGCACCGCCGCACGGCCCGCGACGGCGGCGTCCGCGTAGAAGACGTCGTCGCCTGCGTCGTGCTGGGCCCAGTAGGGCGCTTCACCGAAGGAAAGCTCGTGGGCGGCCCACGGGTGCTGCTCGCCGGTGGTGATCACCAGCACGTCCCCCGGGGCGCGGCCCGACTCCAGGAGGAGGTCCACGGCCTCCTCGGCGGCGTCCAGCGCGCCCTCGGCCGAGGCCGGGATCAACTGGACCTGCGGAGCCGCCGCAGCAGGCGCGGCGGCCGGGGAAGCCGGGGCCGACGGCCCGGGCTTGACTGCCCCGTCACGCGGCGCTCGCTGCGCCGGCGGCGTGGGCCGGAAGGGTCCGGGACGACCGGGACGCGACGGAGCCGCGGGACGGGGTCCGGGTACAGGTCGAGGGGTCGGCGCGGTGCGGCCGCTGGCCGGAGTCGCGCGGGGACCCTGGGCACTCTCGTGAATCTGAGGCTCCTCGGGAATGAGAGGCATGAGCTGTTATTTATCAAACGTTGGCACGACACGCGCCAGCGGGTGGCACATCAGTGCGGCCGGAGCCGTCAGAAGTCGAAGCCGAGCTGGCCTTCGATCTCCGGAGCGTTTCCGTTCGTCGAGCTGCGGGCCTTCTTGAGGTGCCGCCACTGGGGCAGCGCATCAAGATACGCCCACGACAACCGGTGGTACGGGGTGGGGCCCCGCTCCTCCAGTGCGGCCTTGTGCACGGGCGACGGATAGCCGGCGTTGTCCGCAAAGCCGAAGTCTGCATGGTCGATGCCCAGTTCTGCCATCATTTTGTCGCGCTGAACCTTCGCGATCACCGAGGCCGCCGCAACCGCCACGCACGACTGATCACCCTTGATCACCGTGCGGACCTGCCACGGAGCGCCGAGATAGTCGTGCTTCCCGTCGAGGATCACCGCGTCCGGCCGGACCGGGAGGGCGTCCAGCGCGCGTACCGCGGCGAGCCGTAGCGCGGCGGTCATCCCGAGATCGTCGATCTCCTCCGGAGAGGCGTGCCCGAGGGCGTACGACGTCACCCAGTCGAGCAGCACCGCGGAGAGCGCGGTGCGTCGCCTGAGGGTGAGCAGCTTGGAGTCGGTGAGGCCTGCGGGGGGTCGGCGCAGACCGGTGACCGCCGCGCATACGGTGACGGGGCCGGCCCACGCACCGCGGCCCACCTCGTCGACACCGGCAATGATCTTCGCTCCGGTCGTGGCGCGAAGGGAGCGCTCGACGGTGTGGGTAGGTGGTTCGTACGGCATGGCGCCCTTAGGTTACGCCGACCGGATCCCGGAGCGACACCCCGGTCGGTCACGGCCGTAGCGGGGCTGCGGCACGGCCCGATTCCGGCGTGGCCGGAACGCCTCTCAGGACGCCTCCGGTCGCAGCAGCGGCAGCATGAGCTGGTCGATCATCTCGTCGAGATCACGGTCGCTCCATTCGCACGCGCACATCTTGGAGCGGTACATCATGACGGCCGGGATGACGTCGAAGACGTAGCCGTTCGCCGCGTCGGCACGCACCTCCCCCCTCTCGATTCCCCGACTGATCACCTTGCGCAGGAGACCGAGGGTTGGCTCCACCACGCCCTCGAGGATCAGGGCCTGGAAGCGTCCCGCCTGAGCTGGATCACATTCGTGAATCACCGAGCGCAAGGCGAAACCCGGGCGGGAATACATCGCGTCCCGCGCGGTGCGGCACAACGCCACCAGATCCGCCCGCACACTGCCCAGATCCGGAGCATCGTCGAATGCGGGCAGTCCGGCCCGCAGGGCGTCGGCTACGAGGTCCTCCTTGGACGGCCAGCGCCGGTAGACGGCTGCTTTGCCGGTCTGGGCGCCGGCCGCGACGCCCTCCATCGTGAGGCCGTTCCAGCCGACCGTGCCCAACTGATCGAGCGCGGCATCGAGAATCGCGCGTTCGAGCACGGCGCCGCGCCGGCGGGGGGAGGCAGCCTGAGCGGGGGCGGCCGTCCAGCGCGAAGTAACCATCTGACTGTCTCCAGCGACCAGTAGGAGCGGGGATTGCGGGTGCAGTGGGGATTGCAGGTGCAGCGGGGAAAGGGGTGGGGCTCGGCCGGGCAGGCGAGGCTCCGTGTGCTCGCGGCGGGGGACACGCCCTGGGGCGACGCCGCGAGTGAACGCTTGCGTTCACTACTGAGGACTCACTACCGTTGACGCGCCAGTGAACGCCAGCGTTCACTAACGCTCTTGTGGGGGACCCATAGTGACGACCTCTCAGTTGATCCAGAAACGGAAACCAGGTGCGGCCCGCCGGGCGGGACATCCCGGCATCGCGCTCACCGTCATCGCGGCCTGCCAACTCATGGTGGTCCTCGACGCGACGATTGTGAACATCGCACTCCCGCACATTCAAGACGCGCTCAAGTTCAGCACCACCGACCTCACCTGGGTGGTCAGCGCCTACACGCTCACCTTCGGCGGGCTGCTGCTGCTCGGCGCTCGAGCGGGCGACATCCTCGGCCGTCGTCGCGTCTTCATGGCGGGCATCCTGATCTTCACCTTCGCCTCGCTCCTGGGCGGACTGGCCCAGGAGCCCTGGCAGTTGCTGGCCGCACGGGCCCTGCAAGGCGTCGGCGGCGCCATCGCGTCGCCCACCTCGCTGGCGCTCATCACCACGACGTTCCCCGAGGGCCCCGAGCGCAACCGGGCCTTCGGTGTCTTCGCGGCCGTCTCCGCGGGCGGCGGCGCCATCGGACTGCTCGCGGGCGGCATGCTCACCGAGTGGCTCGACTGGCGCTGGGTGCTGTTCGTGAACGTACCCATCGGGGTACTCATCGCCGTCGTCGCGCCGCTGTACATCAACGAGTCCGAGCGCCATCCCGGTCGCTTCGACATCGCGGGCGCACTGACGTCGACGGCCGGCATGGCCTCCCTCGTCTACGCCTTCATCCGCGCGGCCGAGGAAGGCTGGCGGGACGGCCTGACCCTCGGCGCGTTCGCGGCGGCGGCGATCCTGCTGATCGGCTTCGTGTTCACCGAAAGGCGCGCCAAGGAGCCGATCACCCCGCTGAAGATGTTCGCCGACCGCAACCGCTCCGGCACGTACGTGATCATGCTGAGCCTCGCCGCCGCCATGTTCGGCATGTTCTTCTACATCGTGCTCTTCGTGCAGAACATATTGGGGTACAGCCCGATCAAGGCCGGTCTCGCGTTCCTGCCGGTCACGGTCGCCATCGCGACGGGCGCGGGCCTGTCGCAGCGCTTCCTGCCGGTGCTCGGCCCCAAGCCGTTCATGCTCACCGGTTCCGCTCTGGTGGCGATCGGGCTCACCTGGCAGGCGTTCATCAGCCCGGACAGCTCCTACGCCGGCGGGATCCTCGGGCCGATCCTGGTCTTCGCCTTCGGCATGGGGCTCAACTTCGTGACGGTCACCGTCACGGCGGTCTCCGGCGTCGCCCCGCACGAGGCCGGCGCGGCCTCCGGGCTGCTCAACGCCACGCAACAGGTGGGCGGCTCGCTGGGGTTGTCCATCCTGACGACCGTCTTCGGGTCCGCGAGCAAGGACGAGGCGGAGAAGCAGCTGCCCCGGTTCCTCGCCGACGGCACCGCGGAGCAGAAGGCGGAGTTCGCCAAGACGCACCAGTTGCCCGCCCCCTGGGGACACGAGGTGCTCGCCCACGGCATATCGACGGCGTTCGTACCGGCCGCCGCCATGGCCGTGCTCGCTCTGGTGACGGCATGGTTCGTGATCCGGGTCCGCAAGAGCGACCTGGAAGCGCTGTCCGGTACGGCAGGCCCCGCGGCGGGGTGACCGTACGGTCGCACGGGCCGCCCCGGGAGCGCCACCGCCTGCCGCAGCGCAGCGGCGGTCCTCCCGGAGGCGGCCCTGTCGGCGCCCCCGGGACGTCGACATGATCACGAGCAGAATCACCACCACCAACCTCATCCCCACCCCCTGGATCACTCCCCGGCCCTGGCACCGGCACCGCATACGTCGCGCCGTGGACCTCGCACATGTCGCGCAGCGGTATTCGGACAACGCGGGACGGTCACACAGAGTTCCCGTCGACCACATAGAGTCTCCAACGACCGGAGGTCCGCCCTCCGCCGTCACCGGGCGAAGACGCGCACAGGTGTCACACGCGGCGAGGCTCACCGGCCGTCTCGCGGTGAGGGGCGTCCGACGTCACCCACCGAGGGGCACCGGACGACTCCCGGTGGCGGCGGGCCCCCGCGGCGTCAAGCAGAGGCGGCGGGCAGCCAGTCCGGGAGTTCCTCGACCTGACGCGTCCAGGCGGCCGGCGGCATTCCCGCCTTTCCGCCGGCCAGGATGCCGCCCACGATGGCGCAGGTCGTGTCCACGTCCCCGCCGACCTGCGCGGTCGTCCAGAACGCCGTCTCGAAGTCGCCGAGGGCGCGGGCGGCCGACCAGACCGCGAAGGGGACGGTGTCATGAGCCGACGTACGCCGCCCGCAGCCGAGCACGGCCGCGACGGTGGCCGCGACGGTGGCCGCGTCGGCGTAGTCGAGCATGTCCCGGGCACGCCGCAGCCCGGCGCCGACGGCGCTCTTCGGTACCAGCGCGACGACGCCGTCCAGCAGCGCCTCGGCGCTGGGCGGTCCTGCGGGTGCGGCGGCCAGCGCGGCGGCCGCGGCGACGGCCATGGCCCCGACCACGGCTTCCCGGTGCTGATGCGTGGGATACGCGGAGATCTCGGCCTGATGGGTCGCCTGCTCCGGGTCGTCCGCGTACCAG includes:
- a CDS encoding nitroreductase/quinone reductase family protein; this encodes MSEERAATGQEQSKRRDGQAAQDRQEQTGNGAGFDVHDFQRRVIAEFRAEEGKLSGMFDGWTLTVLTTVGARTGLRRESILGYLEFDGKGVVVASANGADKHPGWYHNILRNPIVTVETGTDTYQAIAAVPQGGERDALFGRVIEEAPGYADHQARTEREIPVVVLHRIGPVPGAERVKGMGDWIAEVHDWLRGELRSLREQADRLVAGRADRIERTAPDLAQQMRARCLDFCGALTKHHGGEDMAVFPALAGQFPALAPALGQLGAEHRAVAGAQEAIRELVDGFVPGESDPMRLREELERLADLLERHFTYEEETIVTALNATVPAPHVG
- a CDS encoding RecQ family ATP-dependent DNA helicase, giving the protein MDDLELRTEADAILAELVGAPGGAARLREDQWQAVAALVRERRRALVVQRTGWGKSAVYFVATALLRRRGSGPTVIVSPLLALMRNQVEAAARAGIRARTINSANPEEWDTVYDEVDRGETDVLLVSPERLNSVDFRDQVLPKLASTTGLLVVDEAHCISDWGHDFRPDYRRLRAMLAELAPGVPVLATTATANARVTADVAEQLGTGGGEALVLRGPLDRESLRLGVVRLPDAAHRLAWLAEHLNELPGSGIVYALTVAAAEEATAFLRQRGFEVASYTGRTENADRLQAEADLQENRVKALVATSALGMGFDKPDLGFVIHLGSPSSPIAYYQQVGRAGRGVAHADVLLLPGKEDEAIWRYFADTAFPPEPQVRQTLAALAEAGRPLSVPALETAVDLRRSRLETMLKVLDVDGAVKRVKGGWTSTGAAWAYDAERYAWVARQRAAEQQAMRDYVSTSGCRMEFLRRQLDDEGAQSCGRCDNCAGPWADPTVSADTLTGATRELDRPGVEVEPRRMWPTGLPALGVELKGRIPAKEQCAAGRALGRLSDIGWGNRLRPLLAENTPDQPVSDDVLKAAVAVLADWARSAEGWAANGPDAAARPVGVVAVPSLSRPRLVGSLAEGIATVGRLPFLGALTYTGPGGAHAARRSNSAQRVRALAGAFAVSEELSGALAASPGPVLLVDDFTDSGWTLAVAARLLRRAGGGEVLPLVLATAG
- a CDS encoding ribonuclease HII is translated as MPYEPPTHTVERSLRATTGAKIIAGVDEVGRGAWAGPVTVCAAVTGLRRPPAGLTDSKLLTLRRRTALSAVLLDWVTSYALGHASPEEIDDLGMTAALRLAAVRALDALPVRPDAVILDGKHDYLGAPWQVRTVIKGDQSCVAVAAASVIAKVQRDKMMAELGIDHADFGFADNAGYPSPVHKAALEERGPTPYHRLSWAYLDALPQWRHLKKARSSTNGNAPEIEGQLGFDF
- a CDS encoding TetR/AcrR family transcriptional regulator; the encoded protein is MVTSRWTAAPAQAASPRRRGAVLERAILDAALDQLGTVGWNGLTMEGVAAGAQTGKAAVYRRWPSKEDLVADALRAGLPAFDDAPDLGSVRADLVALCRTARDAMYSRPGFALRSVIHECDPAQAGRFQALILEGVVEPTLGLLRKVISRGIERGEVRADAANGYVFDVIPAVMMYRSKMCACEWSDRDLDEMIDQLMLPLLRPEAS
- a CDS encoding MFS transporter, whose amino-acid sequence is MTTSQLIQKRKPGAARRAGHPGIALTVIAACQLMVVLDATIVNIALPHIQDALKFSTTDLTWVVSAYTLTFGGLLLLGARAGDILGRRRVFMAGILIFTFASLLGGLAQEPWQLLAARALQGVGGAIASPTSLALITTTFPEGPERNRAFGVFAAVSAGGGAIGLLAGGMLTEWLDWRWVLFVNVPIGVLIAVVAPLYINESERHPGRFDIAGALTSTAGMASLVYAFIRAAEEGWRDGLTLGAFAAAAILLIGFVFTERRAKEPITPLKMFADRNRSGTYVIMLSLAAAMFGMFFYIVLFVQNILGYSPIKAGLAFLPVTVAIATGAGLSQRFLPVLGPKPFMLTGSALVAIGLTWQAFISPDSSYAGGILGPILVFAFGMGLNFVTVTVTAVSGVAPHEAGAASGLLNATQQVGGSLGLSILTTVFGSASKDEAEKQLPRFLADGTAEQKAEFAKTHQLPAPWGHEVLAHGISTAFVPAAAMAVLALVTAWFVIRVRKSDLEALSGTAGPAAG
- a CDS encoding ADP-ribosylglycohydrolase family protein, which encodes MTADSSPAVRLDRALASLRGLAVGDALGSQFFVPVNFPLLQRREPPPGPWQWTDDTEMACSVVAVLAAHHRIDQDALARSFAEHHDFDRGYGPAVNRLLRLVREGADWRELSAALFNGQGSWGNGAAMRVAPLGAWYADDPEQATHQAEISAYPTHQHREAVVGAMAVAAAAALAAAPAGPPSAEALLDGVVALVPKSAVGAGLRRARDMLDYADAATVAATVAAVLGCGRRTSAHDTVPFAVWSAARALGDFETAFWTTAQVGGDVDTTCAIVGGILAGGKAGMPPAAWTRQVEELPDWLPAASA